The nucleotide sequence CTGACGTCGTTCTGACCCACCCCGTACGGCACTGCTCCCCGTCTCGGCCCGAGGCGGGGAGCAGTGCCGTCTGCCGGTCGGTCAGCAGGGCCGGATGTGCCAGACCGGTGTCCAGGACGCCGTCCCGCTCTGCGGCGCCCGGCTGCTCCACCGCTCGGTGCCGTTCTCGTTGTAGAAGCGGGCCACGGTGCCGCTGGACTGGTTGTTGTTGAAGTAGCCGTCCCCGATGCCGTAGAAGTCGTAGTAGCCGCAGTAGTAGTAGTCGTAGAGCTTGCCGTTCCCGTCCTGGATGCACAGGTGCCCGGAGCCGCAGCTGATCGCGGCCGAGCGGGGAGCGGCGAACGTCACCGTGCCACCGGGCATGGTCGCCTTGTCTGCGGCGGTCTGCTTCTCGCCGGGGTGGGCGGCCAGGTAGCTGTCGACCTGGCCCTGGACTCCGGCCGCCGGCGCGGCCGACGCGCTGCCGGCCAGCAACTGGCTCCCCGCCAGCGCGACAGCGGCGGCCGTCACGGCAAGGACTTTGCGCAAGCTCATGCTGAAATTCCCCCTGGTCCCGCACTCCGGCTGTCGCCATGGACGACGGCAGTCCCGGAGGCTTGATCCATCGTGCCGAGGGCGCGAGCCGCCCTTGAAGGGTTAATCAGGTCATTTGGTGCGCCGGGGGTTCCACCAGGGGCGTACGTGTACAGGAGCGAGCGGGTCTTTGCACCTCGAACCGTTTCGGCAGTGTGAACCCGGAAGTTGCTCCGCAAATCCGGGTGAACGACTCCCGCCCCCCTGTCACCTCCCGTGCCTCACAACCGGCCTCCCCGGCTGACCGGTTGACGCCGTCGGCGCGGGGGAGGAGACGTGACGGACCCGAGGGCGGACCCGGCGGGAAGGGAAGCGGAATTGCCGGTGTGCCGCTGACCGGATCGTTCCGGGCGTGGCCCCGATCGTGTCTGTCGGGCGGGTGTCCGGCCAGGTCAGACTGGGGGACATGAAGAGAGCGCTGATCGTCATCGATGTCCAGGAGTCCTTCCGTGCCCGGCCGCTGTGGGAGCGGATCAGCAACCCGGAGATCGCCGAGCCGGTGAACCGGCTGGTGCGTACCGCGCGGGACCAGGGGGACCTCGTGGTCTGGGTGCTGCACACCGAGCCCGGCAGCGGTGACGTGTTCGACCCGGAACTGGGGCACGTCCGCCTGCTGGCGGAGCTGGAGCAGCCGCTGCCCGGCGAGCCGGTGCTGCGCAAGACCTCGCACAACGCGTTCACCACCACCAACCTCCAGCAACTGCTGACCGAGGCGGGCGTGGGGGAGCTGTGGGTGTGCGGCATCCGCACCGAGCAGTGCGTGGAGACCACCGCCCGGCTCGGCAGCGACCTCGGGTACGACGTCGTCTTCGTCGCCGACGCCACCGCCACCGACCCGATCGGCGACCTCAGCGCCGAGGCGGTCATCGAACGCACCCAGGCCGTACTGCGCGACCGCTTCGCCCGCATCGCCACCGTCGCCGAACTGGCGCCAGCGCGGGCATGACCCGCGTCGTCTTCGTCCTGCTGCCCGGGGTCCACCTGCTCGACCTGGCCGGACCGGCCCAGGTCTTCTCCACCGCGGCGGACCTCGGGCAGCCGTACGCCCTCGACTACGTCGCCGGACAGCCGCAGGTCCTCAGTGCCCAGGGACTCCCGCTGACCGCCCGCACCCACTGGCCCGACCTCGGCCCCGACGACCTCGTCGTGGTACCCGGCTGGCGCGCCCGCACCCTGCGCACCGGCCCCGCGCTCACCCCCGGCACCCTCGACCGGCTGCGCGCCCACCACGCCAGCGGCGGCACCGTCGCCAGCGTGTGCGCCGGAGCCGAGGCCCTCGGCCGCGCCGGGCTGCTCGACGGCCGCCGCTGCACCACCCACCACCAGCTCCAGGACGAACTGGCCGCCCGCCACCCGGAGGCGACCGTCGTCAAGGACGTCCTGTTCACCACCGACGACCGGGTCGTCACCTCGGCCGGCATCGCCAGCGGCATCGACCTCGCCCTGCACCTGCTCGCCGTACGACACGGCCCCGCCCTCGCCGCCCAGGTGGCGCGCGAGATGGTGATCTACGCCCGCCGCAACGGCGGCGAACCCCAGGCCAGCGCCATGCTCCGGCACCGCGGCCACCTTGACGACACGACCCACCGGGTCCAGGACCTCATCGACACCCGCTACGCCGAGCCGCTGCCCCTGGCCCGCCTCGCCGCCCACGCCGGCGTCAGCGCCCGTACCCTGACCCGGCTGTTCACCAGGGCCACCGGCGGCCTCACCCCGCTGCGCTACCAGCAGGCGCTCCGGCTCGAACGCGCCGAACACCTCGTCAGCCATGGCGCGACCGCCGAGTCCGCGGCCCGGGAGGTCGGCTTCGAGGACGCCCGTATGCTCCGCCGTCTCAGACGGGAGGCGGCCGGCCACTCGGCCGAATCGCCCCGCTGAAGCGAGCCGTCCGGGCTGCGGGACCCCTTGCGACGTACGGTTTCGACCGGCGGGAACGGTCGACGTCGCCTCGGAGGAACCATGACGCAAGCCGCGGGCCAGGCGCCCCGCACCAAGGGCCTGAACGGTCACATGCTGATGGCGGCCGTGGTGTCCGCGATCAGCGGCCTGCTGTACGGCTACGACACGGGCATCATCTCCGGCGCGCTGCTCCAGATCTCCGAGGAGTTCCACATCGGGAACACCATGAAGGAGTCCATCGCCGCCGGAATCCTGCTGGGCGCCGTCATCGGCTCCCTGAGCTGCAGCCTCCTGTGCGAGCGCTTCGGCCGGCACCGCACCATTCTGCTGATCTGCTGTGTGTTCATCGCGGGCAGTCTGACCTGCGCGGTCGCCCCCTCCGCCGTCGGCCTGGCCCTCGCCCGCGTACTGCTGGGGTTCGCGGTCGGCGGCGCCACCCAGACGGTGCCGATGTACGTGGCCGAGCTGGCTCCCAAGTCGATCCGGGGGCGGCTGGTGCTCTGCTTCCAGCTCGCCATCGGCGTCGGCATCGTCATCGCCACGATCGTCGGCGCGAGCGAGGCGGTGTCCTGGCGGGTGTCGATCGGCGCGGCCGCCGCACCGGCGCTGGTGATGCTGCTGGGCCAGTTGCGGCTGCCCGAGAGCCCCCGGTGGCTGATCCTGCGCAAGGGCGACGTGGAGGGGGCGGAGGAGGTGCTGAAGGAGGTACGCCCCGAGGGGTACGACATCCGCTCCGAGCTGGACGAGATCACGGCCCTGGCCCGCCGTCAGCAGCGCACCGACCGGAGTCATCAGGGCTGGCGCGGGCTGCGGCAGGCGTGGGTGCGTCCGGCGCTGGTCGTCGGCTGCGGCATCGCCGTCTTCACGCAGCTCTCCGGCATCGAGATGATCATCTACTACGCCCCGACCATCCTCACCGACAACGGCTTCTCCCGGTCCGACGCGCTCCGGGTCAGCGTCGCCCTCGGTGTGGTCTACCTGGTGATGATGATCGTCGGCCTGTGGATCGTGGACAAGGTCGGCCGCCGCAGGCTCACTCTCGTGATGGTGCCCGGCGCGGCCGTCAGCCTGTTCGTCCTCGGCGGCTTCTACATCACCGGCCACGGCACCCGTGCCTACATCCCGGCCATCGTGGCCTGTCTGCTGGCCTTCATGTTCTTCAACGCCGGCGGTCTCCAGCTCATGGGCTGGCTCACCGGGTCCGAGATCTACCCCCTGTCGGTGCGTGCCGCCGCCACCAGCGTGCAGTCGGCCACCCTGTGGAGCACCAACCTGCTGATCACCCTCACCCTGCTCACCATGATCAGCGCCTTCGGCGTGGGCCAGGTGTTCTGGATCTACGCCTTCTTCAACGTCGCCGCCTGGCTGTTCGTGTGGTGGAAGATGCCGGAACTCACCGGCCACAGCCTCGAGGACATCGAACAGCATCTGAAGGACCACGAGTTCGAGCCGGAGGACTTCGCCCGCTCCTGAGCGGCCCTCAACGCGACGGCCGGAAGCAGGCGGTGACCTCCTTGCCGCGCGGGCACGGGTAGGCCCCCCAACTGTCGGCCAGAGCGTCCACCAGGATCATGCCCCGGCCGCCGGTGGAGCCGCTGGTCGGCCGGCGCTGCTCGGGCAGCTCCGGCGAGGCGTCGTGCACGGTGACATGCAGACACTCGCTGTCCCAGGTCAGTACGAGCTGCGCGGTGGCCCGGGCGTGGACATGCGCGTTGGTGACCAGCTCGGACACGGTCAGCAGTACCGCGTCCACGGTCTCCGGCGCGCTCCGCGCCCAGCCCAGCGTCTCCACATGCCCGCGCGTCCAGTCCCGCGCCGCCTTCACCCCGCTGCTGACGGGCAACGACCGCGCCCATCCCACGGCTCGCAAAGAGGATTCACCCGGAGAAGTTCCGTCCACGTTCATGACATCCGCCTTCCCCGCGATCGGCCCGGCACCCGCCCGGGCGGTTGACTTCGTGAGCACTCCAAGTGATGGGGTCACCGGTGTCCACGAACATCGAGGGAGATGACCATGAACGACTCTCCGGTCGCGCTCATCACGGGCGGCGGCAGCGGCATCGGCGCGGCCGTCGCCCGGCAACTGCTGGACGCGGGCCACCGGGTCACCGTCACCGGACGCGGCAAGGACCGGCTCCGGGAGTTCGCCGAGAGTGTGGGCGAGCCCGGGGAACTGCTGACCGTACCCGGCAGCGCGTCCTCCTACGACGACGTCCGGGACGCCGTGGACCGCACGCTCGAGACGTACGGCCGGCTGGACACGGTCATCGCCAACGCCGGTGTCGCCACGCACGACTCCGTCGCCGAGGGTGACCCGTCGGGCTGGAGCGAGATGGTCCTGACGAACGTCCTCGGTCCGGCCCTCCTCGTCCGGGCCTCCGTCGACGCGCTCAAGGAGACCCGCGGCCGGATCGTCCTCATCGGCAGCGTCGCCGGGTTCGTGAACACCCCGGGCAACCTCTACGGGGCGACCAAGTGGGCCGTCACCGGCCTCGCCGAGAACACCCGGCGCCAGGTCACCGAGTACGGCATCGGCGTGACCCTGGTCGCCCCCGGCCGGGTGGAGACCCCGTTCTGGGACGGCTACGGCAGCCTGCCGCCGGGGCCGCTGCTGACCGCCGGCCAGATCGCCGACTCGGTGGTCTGGGCGATCCGGCAGCCGGCCGGGGTCGACGTCAACACCGTCGTCGTACGGCCGCTGGGGCAGCCCAACTGACCCGCCGCGGGCGACGAAACGGGCCCTGGCCGGGAGAGTTCCGCCCGGCCGGGGCCCGCTTCACACCGCGGACGCGTCAGCGCCGCTTCCGGCGGCTCAGCAGCGTCAGCGCGAGCACCGCGACCGCACCGGCGACCAGGAGCCCCCGCTTGTCGCGGACCTGCTCGGGAGCGCGGTCCTGCCAGAGCTGCTCGGCCTGCCCGGCCTTGGCCCGCACCTGCGTCGCCGCCGTGGCGGCCTTGTCCTTGACCGGGTCGGGCAGCTTCTCCCGCAGCTTCTGCGCGGTCTCGGCGGTCTGCACCTTGAGCTCGGCCGCCTTCTGCTGGGCACGCGCCTTGACGTCGGCCTTGTCGGTCAGCGCCTCCACGGTCTCCCCGAGCTCGTGGCGGGTCCGCTCGACCTGTTCCCGCAGCTCCTGCGGGCTCGCGGAGGCGGACTCCTCGAAGGGCTGCTGTGTCATCGCTTGGCACTCTCCTTGATCTCGGCCACATCGGCCTTCACACTGTCGATGGTCTGCTCCGGAGCGGGCGGGGCGGCCATGCCGACCTCCTTCTTGCCGGTCAGGGCGAGGACCGCCGTGACCGCGCCGAGGACGCCGGTGACGATGAGCGCGGCGGCCCAGACCGGAAGCGGTACGGCCAGGCCGGCGATCGCCGTGGCCACCAGGGCCTGGAGCGTGAGGAAACCGGTGAGCCCGGCTCCTCCGAACAGCGAGCCGCCCTTGCCGTAGCGCTTGCCCTTCTCCTTCATCTCCGCCTGGGCAAGACGGAGTTCGCCCCGCACCAGCTCGGTGAGCTGCTGCGAGGCGCGTTGCACCAGTTCACCGACCGGCTCCTCACGGCCCAGTGCCGGTTCACGGTCGGGTTCGAACATGACCATCACCCCTCCTGCGTATCCGGCAGTCCGGATGCCCCGCATACGCGGAGGGACGCCTGCCCCGGCCCTGTTCCACAGGGCCCTCACACGGAGGGCACCGACATGGACGAGGCCGGGGCGTCAGGAGTCACGGCTGTGGCCAGCGGTCCGCCTCGCGGGGTGCCGGCTCGTCCGTCTCGAAGGCGGTGGCCGGGCCGGTGGGGTCGAGGATCTCGTCGCCGAACAGGTCCTGCAGCCAGTTCGTCTGGTAGACGGTGTCGAGGTAGCGCTCGCCGAGGTCCGGCGCGATGGCCACCGCCGTCAGGTCGCGGGTGTCGTGGCGGGCCAGCCAGTTCGCCGCGCCGCTGACCACCGTGCCCGTCGACCCGCCGAACAGGAAACCCCGCCGGGCCATCCGGTGGCAGGCGCGGATGGTCTCCGCCTCCTCCACCCGGATGACCTCGTCGACGTAGGACTCGTCGAGCAGCGGCGGCCGCATGCTCATGCCGAGGCCGGGGATCATCCGGCGGCCCGGTTCCCCGCCGAACGCGACCGAGCCCACGCTGTCCACCGCGACGATCCGCACCGGCCGGTGCCATTCGCGGAAGTAGCGGGCGCACCCCATGAGCGTCCCCGCGGTGCCCGTGCCGACGAACAGCACGTCCAGGCTGGGGAACTGACGGGCGATCTGCTGCGCGGTCGTGCGGTAGTGGGCCTGCCAGTTGCCGGGGTTGGTGTACTGACTGAGCCACACGTACCGGTCGTCGGAGGCGCACAGCGAGCGGACGTACTCGATCCGCGTGCCCAGGAACCCGCCGTTCTCGTCCAGGTCGGCCACGATGTGCACCTGGCTGCCGAGGGCCTCCATCAGCAGCCGGGTCGACAGGTTGCAGCGCGAGTCCGTCACGCACAGGAACTGGTAGCCCTTGCTCGCGGCGATCATGCTGAGCGCCACGCCGAGATTCCCGGACGAGGACTCGACGATGACGGAGTCCGGCTTGAGGATGCCCTCCCGCTCGGCGCCCTCCACCATCTCGTTCGCGGCCTTCAGCTTGATGGAGCCGGCGAAGTTGAAGCCCTCGCACTTCAGGTAGAGGGGACATCCGAGGATCGACTTGAGGTCGACGAAGAGATGGCCTTCGTTGAAGTCATGGGGAGCGGATATGACGGGCACGATGGGCCTCCTGGTGCCGGGGAAGGGCAGCGCTGTCAGCCGTACCGGCGCAGGTCGTGGAAGAAGTTGTCGATGACGCCGAGGTTTCCCGCCCTGGCCGTCTCGTCGTGGACGTACTTGCCGACGGCGAGGTCGAGGACGCCCAGCCCGAAGGGCGAGAAGACGATCGGCCGGTCGGGCGGTGGAGCGGAGCGGCCGAGCATCACGTCGTAGAGCGTGCCGTTGAGGAAGTCCCGGTTCCCGGTGCGCTGTTCGACCAGGTGCGGCGAGGTGTCGGCCTTGAGGCAGTGCTCCACGTCGTCGACGAAGTTCGCCGATGCCATGAGGACTTCCGGGGCCAGGTCGCGCAGTGAGACGTGCAGGACCAGGGGGTTGTGGGAGAACAGGGAGGCGTCGGTGACGTGGGGAGCTCCCGCGACGGTGGCGAAGACGACCAGGTCGCTGGAGCGGATGAGGTCCGCGGCGGTGTCGTGCACCGTGACCTCGGCGCTCGTCCCGCTCTGCCGCAGGTAGTCGCGGAACCCGGCGGCGCTGTCCGCGGCCGTGTCGTGCACGCCGACCGTCTCGAACTCCCAGCCGGTGCCCGCGAGGAAGGTGTGGATGTAGCGGGCGATCAGCCCGGTGCCGAAGAACCCGACGCGGGTCGGGCGCGGCCGGGAGCGGCTGAACCAGTCGGCGGCCAGCGCGGCGGACGCCGCCGTCCTGGTCGCGCTGATGATGGAGCTCTCCAGACAGGCGAACGGGTAGCCGGTCTCGGGGTCGTTGAGGATCAGGACCGCCGAGGCGCGGGGGAGCCCGGAGCGCACGTTGTCCGGGAAGCTGGAGATCCACTTGACGCCGTCGACCCCCATGGAGCCGCCGATCGACGCCGGCAGCGCGATGATCCGCGAGCTGGGCCGGTCGGGGAACCGCAGGAAGTAGGACGGCGGGTTGACCGAGTCACCGGCGCCGTGCAACCGGTAGGTCGCCTCGACCAGTTCCACGATCTCCTTCTCGCGCCCGGCGAGAGCCTTGTGCACCTGCTCACCGGAGATCACCGCGAACGACGGCGACGGAGCCGCCTCGGGTGCGGCCGGCTGTGCGGGGGTGGGCAACAGATCGGTCATCGCTCGCTCGCCTCCGAGTTCGTCTCCCCGGCGGCCAGGCGGCGCGGATCGGCCATGCCGACCAGCACCTGCCTGTCCCCGGTGTAGGGCTCCCTGCTGTGCGCGGTCCGGACGTTGTCGACGAGCAGCAGGTCACCGGCCTGCCACGGCTCGCGCCTGGTGTGCTTCTCGTACGTCGCGTTGAGCAGCTCGACGACGTCCTCCCCGATCGGAGTGCCGTCACCGAAGCGGGTGTTGAACGGCAGACCGTCCGCGCCGTAGATGTCCACGAGGTACTCGCGCACCTCCGGGGCGAGCGTCCACTCGTTGAGGAAGGCGATCTGGTTGAACCAGCACGCCTCACCCGTGACGGGGTGCCGGACCACGGCCGGGCGGCGCTGGGTGGTCCGCAGGGAACCGTCCGGCTGCCAGGCGAAGTCGATGCCGTGCGCCCGGCAGTAGCTCTCGACCCCGGCGCGGTCGGCGGTCCCGAACGACTCCTCCAGGGACGCCCCGATCTCGTCGTTGTAGGACCGGGTGAGCATCCAGCCCTCCTTCTCGAAGCGCGTCCGCACCTCGGGGGGCAGCTCCCGGAGCACCTCCGCCGCGTCGGCCACCGCCGTCGCCCCGCCGTCCTCGGGCGCCGTCAGGCAGGCGAACAGCATCAGCGTGGGCGGGTCCTGCGTGTAACTCAGCTCGTGGTGCATGCACATGGGCTGGTTGGCCGGCCAGGTCGTGGAGACGTACAGCCCCGCACCGAAGGTCTCGCGCGGTGCGAAGGACTCCCGCTCCGTCATCAGGCCGCCGGTCAGCCGGGAGAAGACGGCACCGACCTGCTCCGGGTCGCGCAGCCCCAGGCCCCGGACCAGCAGGGAGCCGTGCTCGGTGACCTGGGCGCGCAGCACGTCGCGGTACTGGGCCGCCCAGCCCGGTACATCGGCCGGGGCGTCGATACGGGCCACCGGCGGTCTGCCCGGCCGCAGCTCCACGTCGAGCGGGGCTGCCAGGGATGAGGTCGACATCTCGGTTTTCCTTTCGGTCGCCCGTCATCGGGCTGGGGCAGGGGTCAGGAGGAGGCCAGCGGCTCGGCGGCGGCCAGCACGGCCTTCGCCGCCTCGGTGGGGCGCAGGCGCGGGAAGTAGTGCCCGCCGTCGGGGAGTTCGTGCAGGTCCACGTGGTCGGCCAGCAGCAGCCAGTCCCCGTGGGAGCCGGTGTACCCGGCCGTGTACGGGTCGTCGGCAGCCACCACCACCGACACCGGGGCCGACAGCCGCGCCGCCGGCGGGTTCTCCAGCGCGTCGCGGAAGTACCGGTGGGCGGACAGGCAGTCGTGCCGGTAGGCGGCTCCCACGCGCTCGGAGTGCCGCGCGGTCAGCTCCGCCAGTTCGACGTAGCCGCCCTCCTCGGCCAGCCGCGCGGCGATCTCGGCGTCGTCGCGGACCGACAGCGCCTCCGCGGCGGCCCGTCGCTCGGCGGCCGTGCCGAGCAGTTGGGCGCCGACGAACAGCCGCGTCACCTCGACCCCGCGCTCGGCGAGCCTGCGGGCCGTCTCCACGGCCGGCGCCGCGCCCGACGAGTGGCCCCACAGCATGACCCGGGTCAGACCACGCGCGGTGATCTCGGCCGCGACCCGCTCCGCCACCTCGGCGATCGAGCCGAACGCTT is from Streptomyces seoulensis and encodes:
- a CDS encoding isochorismatase family protein, producing MKRALIVIDVQESFRARPLWERISNPEIAEPVNRLVRTARDQGDLVVWVLHTEPGSGDVFDPELGHVRLLAELEQPLPGEPVLRKTSHNAFTTTNLQQLLTEAGVGELWVCGIRTEQCVETTARLGSDLGYDVVFVADATATDPIGDLSAEAVIERTQAVLRDRFARIATVAELAPARA
- a CDS encoding GlxA family transcriptional regulator, with protein sequence MTRVVFVLLPGVHLLDLAGPAQVFSTAADLGQPYALDYVAGQPQVLSAQGLPLTARTHWPDLGPDDLVVVPGWRARTLRTGPALTPGTLDRLRAHHASGGTVASVCAGAEALGRAGLLDGRRCTTHHQLQDELAARHPEATVVKDVLFTTDDRVVTSAGIASGIDLALHLLAVRHGPALAAQVAREMVIYARRNGGEPQASAMLRHRGHLDDTTHRVQDLIDTRYAEPLPLARLAAHAGVSARTLTRLFTRATGGLTPLRYQQALRLERAEHLVSHGATAESAAREVGFEDARMLRRLRREAAGHSAESPR
- a CDS encoding sugar porter family MFS transporter; amino-acid sequence: MTQAAGQAPRTKGLNGHMLMAAVVSAISGLLYGYDTGIISGALLQISEEFHIGNTMKESIAAGILLGAVIGSLSCSLLCERFGRHRTILLICCVFIAGSLTCAVAPSAVGLALARVLLGFAVGGATQTVPMYVAELAPKSIRGRLVLCFQLAIGVGIVIATIVGASEAVSWRVSIGAAAAPALVMLLGQLRLPESPRWLILRKGDVEGAEEVLKEVRPEGYDIRSELDEITALARRQQRTDRSHQGWRGLRQAWVRPALVVGCGIAVFTQLSGIEMIIYYAPTILTDNGFSRSDALRVSVALGVVYLVMMIVGLWIVDKVGRRRLTLVMVPGAAVSLFVLGGFYITGHGTRAYIPAIVACLLAFMFFNAGGLQLMGWLTGSEIYPLSVRAAATSVQSATLWSTNLLITLTLLTMISAFGVGQVFWIYAFFNVAAWLFVWWKMPELTGHSLEDIEQHLKDHEFEPEDFARS
- a CDS encoding ATP-binding protein, with product MNVDGTSPGESSLRAVGWARSLPVSSGVKAARDWTRGHVETLGWARSAPETVDAVLLTVSELVTNAHVHARATAQLVLTWDSECLHVTVHDASPELPEQRRPTSGSTGGRGMILVDALADSWGAYPCPRGKEVTACFRPSR
- a CDS encoding SDR family oxidoreductase, which translates into the protein MNDSPVALITGGGSGIGAAVARQLLDAGHRVTVTGRGKDRLREFAESVGEPGELLTVPGSASSYDDVRDAVDRTLETYGRLDTVIANAGVATHDSVAEGDPSGWSEMVLTNVLGPALLVRASVDALKETRGRIVLIGSVAGFVNTPGNLYGATKWAVTGLAENTRRQVTEYGIGVTLVAPGRVETPFWDGYGSLPPGPLLTAGQIADSVVWAIRQPAGVDVNTVVVRPLGQPN
- a CDS encoding DUF3618 domain-containing protein, which codes for MTQQPFEESASASPQELREQVERTRHELGETVEALTDKADVKARAQQKAAELKVQTAETAQKLREKLPDPVKDKAATAATQVRAKAGQAEQLWQDRAPEQVRDKRGLLVAGAVAVLALTLLSRRKRR
- a CDS encoding phage holin family protein; this translates as MFEPDREPALGREEPVGELVQRASQQLTELVRGELRLAQAEMKEKGKRYGKGGSLFGGAGLTGFLTLQALVATAIAGLAVPLPVWAAALIVTGVLGAVTAVLALTGKKEVGMAAPPAPEQTIDSVKADVAEIKESAKR
- the sbnA gene encoding 2,3-diaminopropionate biosynthesis protein SbnA; the encoded protein is MPVISAPHDFNEGHLFVDLKSILGCPLYLKCEGFNFAGSIKLKAANEMVEGAEREGILKPDSVIVESSSGNLGVALSMIAASKGYQFLCVTDSRCNLSTRLLMEALGSQVHIVADLDENGGFLGTRIEYVRSLCASDDRYVWLSQYTNPGNWQAHYRTTAQQIARQFPSLDVLFVGTGTAGTLMGCARYFREWHRPVRIVAVDSVGSVAFGGEPGRRMIPGLGMSMRPPLLDESYVDEVIRVEEAETIRACHRMARRGFLFGGSTGTVVSGAANWLARHDTRDLTAVAIAPDLGERYLDTVYQTNWLQDLFGDEILDPTGPATAFETDEPAPREADRWPQP
- the sbnB gene encoding 2,3-diaminopropionate biosynthesis protein SbnB, with the translated sequence MTDLLPTPAQPAAPEAAPSPSFAVISGEQVHKALAGREKEIVELVEATYRLHGAGDSVNPPSYFLRFPDRPSSRIIALPASIGGSMGVDGVKWISSFPDNVRSGLPRASAVLILNDPETGYPFACLESSIISATRTAASAALAADWFSRSRPRPTRVGFFGTGLIARYIHTFLAGTGWEFETVGVHDTAADSAAGFRDYLRQSGTSAEVTVHDTAADLIRSSDLVVFATVAGAPHVTDASLFSHNPLVLHVSLRDLAPEVLMASANFVDDVEHCLKADTSPHLVEQRTGNRDFLNGTLYDVMLGRSAPPPDRPIVFSPFGLGVLDLAVGKYVHDETARAGNLGVIDNFFHDLRRYG
- a CDS encoding TauD/TfdA family dioxygenase, encoding MSTSSLAAPLDVELRPGRPPVARIDAPADVPGWAAQYRDVLRAQVTEHGSLLVRGLGLRDPEQVGAVFSRLTGGLMTERESFAPRETFGAGLYVSTTWPANQPMCMHHELSYTQDPPTLMLFACLTAPEDGGATAVADAAEVLRELPPEVRTRFEKEGWMLTRSYNDEIGASLEESFGTADRAGVESYCRAHGIDFAWQPDGSLRTTQRRPAVVRHPVTGEACWFNQIAFLNEWTLAPEVREYLVDIYGADGLPFNTRFGDGTPIGEDVVELLNATYEKHTRREPWQAGDLLLVDNVRTAHSREPYTGDRQVLVGMADPRRLAAGETNSEASER